In one Pseudarthrobacter sp. NBSH8 genomic region, the following are encoded:
- a CDS encoding TspO/MBR family protein — protein sequence MESPSDRSVHQPENATGIRGRGAQVAALALFLAASALVAWLGAFATVNNVNGWYVDANKAPWSPPNWLFGPVWTILYTAMAVAAWLVWRRGSPESRPALVIYGIQLFLNLVWTPVFFSLYPLIGSAALWLAFAVILALILAVTVTVVRFGPISRLAGILLLPYITWIVFASSLNLWAALNN from the coding sequence ATGGAGTCGCCATCAGACAGGTCCGTCCACCAGCCCGAAAATGCCACCGGAATCCGCGGGCGCGGCGCGCAGGTGGCTGCCCTCGCTCTCTTCCTTGCGGCCTCCGCCCTGGTCGCTTGGCTGGGTGCCTTTGCCACGGTCAACAACGTAAACGGGTGGTACGTCGACGCCAACAAAGCTCCCTGGTCGCCACCCAATTGGCTGTTCGGTCCAGTGTGGACGATCCTCTACACAGCCATGGCCGTGGCCGCGTGGCTGGTCTGGCGCCGCGGCAGTCCGGAGTCGCGTCCGGCTCTGGTTATCTACGGAATCCAGTTGTTCCTGAATCTTGTGTGGACGCCGGTCTTCTTCAGCCTGTATCCGCTGATCGGGAGTGCCGCTTTGTGGCTCGCTTTTGCGGTCATCCTGGCGCTGATCCTGGCGGTGACGGTTACGGTGGTCCGCTTCGGCCCGATCAGCAGGCTGGCCGGGATCTTGTTGTTGCCTTACATAACCTGGATCGTGTTCGCGTCGTCCCTCAACCTGTGGGCAGCGCTGAACAACTAG
- a CDS encoding peptidoglycan bridge formation glycyltransferase FemA/FemB family protein, with protein sequence MNPTKAGADLQLSVLSDAEFESFSLKHPQNNFIQSADFTRFQSARGQAVELFGVKRDGVLVAAGKLNYTTNRWGYKVCECAKGPILDYTDAALVRDVVGLLKERAAERKAAELRISPNLTYIARDADGAEHPEIVDNRPLVAELAGLGFEHLGSDMNFANVNWMFIKQLEGIADAEELIMGTSYRTRKAIRKAEKNGVFLEQATLETLDEFYDALSTAGDEKGFFYRECEYYEQLLRTTSAEFTKLMMAKIDIPEYRKSITERLEAEAASAAELRREVEETGSKKKANRLKVVQDLVDSYERSLKDIERFPDSVGVATVAAIHFVCFGDEVVCVIGGTKQDYIYFNGATSLYWGMMLHALDKGYSRYNFYGTFGIQGQDEEGHGGYEFKKGFGGDVVQLLGDFVMPVRPVAFQANRLVRTAIAAARTLLGKLPLKRRA encoded by the coding sequence GTGAATCCCACCAAAGCCGGAGCCGATCTCCAGCTCAGCGTCCTCAGCGATGCCGAGTTTGAGTCCTTCTCCCTCAAACACCCGCAAAACAACTTCATCCAGTCCGCTGACTTCACCCGCTTCCAGAGCGCCCGCGGCCAGGCAGTGGAGCTGTTCGGTGTCAAGCGCGACGGCGTTCTGGTCGCCGCCGGCAAACTGAACTACACCACCAACCGCTGGGGCTACAAGGTGTGCGAGTGCGCCAAGGGCCCCATCCTGGACTACACGGACGCCGCACTGGTGCGTGACGTCGTCGGACTCCTTAAGGAACGTGCCGCCGAACGCAAGGCTGCCGAACTGCGGATTTCCCCGAACCTGACCTACATCGCCCGCGATGCCGACGGTGCCGAACACCCCGAGATCGTGGACAACAGGCCGCTCGTGGCGGAACTGGCGGGCCTCGGTTTTGAACACCTGGGCTCGGACATGAACTTCGCCAACGTGAACTGGATGTTCATCAAGCAGCTCGAGGGCATCGCGGACGCCGAGGAGCTCATCATGGGCACCAGCTACCGGACCCGGAAGGCCATCCGGAAGGCTGAAAAGAACGGCGTGTTCCTGGAACAGGCCACCCTTGAAACCCTCGACGAGTTCTACGACGCGCTGAGCACCGCGGGGGACGAGAAGGGCTTCTTCTACCGGGAATGCGAATACTACGAACAGCTCCTGCGGACTACCTCGGCCGAGTTCACCAAGCTCATGATGGCCAAGATCGACATCCCCGAGTACCGGAAGTCCATCACCGAGCGCCTGGAAGCGGAAGCCGCGTCCGCAGCCGAACTCCGCCGTGAAGTGGAAGAGACCGGCAGCAAAAAGAAGGCCAACCGCCTCAAAGTGGTCCAGGACCTCGTGGACAGCTACGAACGCAGCCTCAAGGACATCGAGCGGTTCCCGGACTCCGTGGGAGTCGCAACAGTGGCCGCCATCCACTTCGTCTGCTTCGGCGACGAGGTGGTCTGCGTTATCGGCGGCACCAAGCAGGACTACATCTACTTCAACGGCGCCACCTCGCTGTACTGGGGGATGATGCTGCACGCCCTGGACAAAGGCTACTCGCGCTACAACTTCTACGGCACCTTCGGCATCCAGGGACAGGACGAAGAAGGCCACGGCGGCTACGAGTTCAAGAAGGGCTTCGGTGGCGACGTGGTCCAGCTGCTGGGTGACTTCGTGATGCCCGTGCGGCCGGTAGCCTTCCAAGCCAACCGCCTGGTCCGAACGGCCATCGCCGCGGCCCGCACGCTGCTGGGCAAACTGCCACTGAAACGCCGAGCCTAG
- a CDS encoding peptidoglycan bridge formation glycyltransferase FemA/FemB family protein: MREFTARFATAEEIENWDKHVTANPNGGNMLQSAAYASVKNGSGWTARFLVLESAGTASYNLVLEKKFPVLGVLWYLIKGPDLAAVEDLKPVLDACAAFARSRNLNVFTIKIEPDIVSTPEARADVAVAGLVKAPNIQSNDSTALLDIAAPENQVFRSISSRARNAIRRAEREGCAVVQQEPSPETYRALYDLMADTVNAKGSMPLRSLEYYTRFWDEFCTRGQGNFFFVYEDGKPSVGAFVINYGSKATYKDGGSTQNRKQYGDSHLVQWQAIRRMQELGCTEYDFCGTPPSGLIKDKTHHLYGMGMFKTSFTKTVTDFVGCHDYVLSPVRHALWVKGAERIFRRLETARTGQQFY; the protein is encoded by the coding sequence TTGCGAGAATTCACCGCCCGCTTTGCCACAGCGGAGGAAATTGAGAACTGGGACAAGCACGTCACGGCCAACCCAAACGGCGGCAACATGCTGCAGTCCGCCGCCTACGCTTCCGTGAAGAACGGCAGCGGCTGGACCGCCCGCTTCCTGGTCCTGGAGTCTGCCGGGACCGCCAGCTACAACCTGGTGCTGGAGAAGAAATTCCCGGTCCTTGGCGTCCTCTGGTACCTGATCAAGGGCCCTGACCTGGCTGCCGTTGAGGACCTCAAGCCGGTGTTGGACGCGTGCGCTGCGTTCGCCCGGAGCCGGAACCTCAACGTCTTCACCATCAAGATTGAACCCGACATTGTGTCCACACCGGAAGCCCGGGCGGACGTCGCCGTCGCCGGCCTGGTGAAAGCCCCGAACATCCAATCCAATGACTCCACCGCCCTGCTGGACATCGCGGCGCCGGAGAACCAGGTGTTCCGGTCCATCTCCTCCCGCGCCCGCAACGCGATCCGCCGGGCAGAGCGCGAAGGCTGCGCGGTGGTGCAGCAGGAGCCAAGCCCGGAAACGTACCGGGCGCTGTATGACCTGATGGCGGACACCGTCAACGCCAAGGGCTCCATGCCGTTGCGCAGCCTCGAGTACTACACCCGGTTCTGGGACGAATTCTGCACCCGCGGCCAAGGCAACTTCTTCTTCGTTTATGAGGACGGCAAACCCAGTGTGGGCGCCTTTGTGATCAACTACGGATCCAAGGCAACCTACAAGGACGGCGGCTCCACCCAGAACAGGAAGCAGTACGGCGATTCGCACCTGGTCCAGTGGCAGGCCATCCGAAGAATGCAGGAACTCGGCTGCACCGAGTACGACTTCTGCGGCACGCCACCGTCCGGCCTGATCAAGGACAAGACCCACCACCTGTACGGCATGGGCATGTTCAAGACGAGCTTCACGAAGACGGTTACGGACTTCGTCGGCTGCCATGACTACGTGTTGTCGCCCGTCAGGCATGCCCTGTGGGTCAAGGGCGCGGAACGGATCTTCCGCCGGCTCGAAACCGCCCGCACCGGCCAGCAGTTCTACTGA